A single region of the Thioalkalivibrio nitratireducens DSM 14787 genome encodes:
- a CDS encoding Fe(3+) ABC transporter substrate-binding protein, which translates to MFRHPLKLVAAAVLGTALTFPATADADGEVNLYSARQENLIKPLLDDFTRDTGIQVNLLTGRADELLQRLRLEGRNSPADVLITVDAGNLHQAKEAGVLSPIESEVLTENVPESYRDMDGEWYGLSLRARPIMYHKDKVDPAELSTYEDLADPQWRGRICVRSSSNVYNQSLVAAMIATEGPDATGEWVNGLVANFARPPQGGDRDQIRAVAAGVCDLALANTYYLGAMLAGDDATQRDAAEQIGVFFPNQDGRGTHVNVSGAGVTTHAPNRENGIRLVEYLTSENAQQWYAEANQEYPVRADVPASDVLRSFGEFKADSVNLSLLGAHNAEAVRIMDRARWR; encoded by the coding sequence ATGTTTCGTCATCCGTTGAAACTCGTTGCCGCAGCGGTCCTGGGTACCGCACTGACCTTTCCCGCAACGGCAGACGCCGACGGCGAAGTCAACCTGTACTCTGCGCGCCAGGAGAACCTGATCAAGCCCCTGCTCGACGACTTCACCCGCGATACCGGCATCCAGGTGAATCTGCTGACCGGGCGTGCAGACGAACTGCTCCAGCGCCTGCGGCTCGAGGGCCGCAACTCCCCGGCCGACGTACTGATCACGGTCGACGCCGGCAACCTGCACCAGGCCAAGGAGGCTGGCGTGCTGTCCCCGATCGAGTCCGAGGTGCTCACCGAGAACGTACCGGAAAGCTACCGGGACATGGACGGGGAATGGTACGGACTGTCGCTGCGCGCCCGTCCGATCATGTACCACAAGGACAAGGTCGACCCGGCTGAACTCTCCACCTACGAGGATCTGGCCGATCCGCAGTGGCGCGGACGCATCTGTGTGCGTTCATCGTCGAACGTGTACAACCAGTCGCTGGTCGCCGCGATGATCGCGACCGAGGGTCCGGATGCCACGGGCGAGTGGGTGAACGGCCTGGTCGCCAACTTTGCGCGTCCACCGCAAGGCGGGGACCGTGACCAGATCCGTGCGGTCGCGGCCGGCGTCTGTGACCTCGCACTGGCCAACACCTACTACCTCGGCGCAATGCTGGCCGGCGACGACGCCACGCAACGCGACGCTGCCGAACAGATCGGCGTGTTCTTCCCGAACCAGGATGGCCGCGGCACGCATGTAAACGTCAGCGGCGCCGGCGTAACCACCCACGCACCCAACCGTGAGAATGGGATCCGCCTGGTCGAGTATCTGACCAGCGAAAACGCCCAGCAGTGGTACGCGGAGGCGAACCAGGAGTACCCGGTACGGGCGGACGTGCCCGCAAGCGACGTGCTGCGCAGTTTCGGCGAGTTCAAGGCCGACAGCGTGAACCTGTCCCTGCTCGGCGCCCACAACGCCGAAGCCGTGCGTATCATGGACCGCGCCCGCTGGCGCTGA
- the glnE gene encoding bifunctional [glutamate--ammonia ligase]-adenylyl-L-tyrosine phosphorylase/[glutamate--ammonia-ligase] adenylyltransferase: protein MHALPPVPPENLPAAARERAQQRLAEFLALVTDPPPAIPGAAMVFLCSDYVTQITQRHPEYLLDALDAHGSMPARTDRDLGADLAGRLEQAGDESELKACLRELRHRELIRIAWRDLLGQADLDEAMHDLSRLADVLVQGALGWLDARHREKYGIPRDREGEPQSLIVLGMGKLGGRELNFSSDIDLIFAYHRPGSTDGERTIDNQEYFQRLGRALIAALADVTPEGFCYRVDMRLRPFGSSGPLVMHFDAMEDYYQAHGREWERYALIKARVMAGDPADGERLMQKLRPFIYRRYLDYGAFANLRELKRKINEESVRKERIEDVKHGEGGIREVEFIGQVFQLIRGGRDRALQRRDLLGVLDLLARQQQLPRHAVDQLVHAYRFLRRVENRLQMQNDQQTHRLPPQAFDRTRLALAMGYPDEASFEMALVREQRRVHAQFEQVFSAPQRDDEDNLDDMPGAGRQRSLSRIWSLHTKQPEAEPLLARMGFADPPAAFEAIRALRQSPVTRSLSETGRQRLDRLMPLLLGAIVELDRPDPVLPRALQLVKTIARRSVYLSLLVENPLALSQLVKLCEASSWISDQLTRYPVLLDELLDPRALYAPPDREGLRWELDEELAQFPLEDQEQVLDRLRQYKQVQTLRVAAADIMGYLPLMRVSDHLTWLAEILLAKVLELSWNLMVQRHGEPWCGTGDRRRRARFAIIGYGKLGGLELGYGSDLDLVFLHDSDGDAAQTAGPRVIDNTEFFGRLGTRIVHLLGVFTPAGRLYEVDTRLRPSGLAGLLVSSLDAFARYQEGSAWTWEHQALVRTRCVAGDRELGERFAEVRRRILSRPRDRDALRAEVVEMRSKMLAEHASRDPDAFDLKRDRGGITDIEFMVQYWVLANAHEHPEVCTWPDKVRTLEVLGKVGVITPELGTALADAYRDMRNRIHRLTLAGAGTRVVDPPADLRALRSQVMATWDELFGDVTARAPAPEDTD from the coding sequence ATGCACGCCTTGCCACCGGTACCACCGGAAAACCTGCCCGCTGCCGCGCGCGAACGCGCCCAGCAGCGGCTGGCTGAATTCCTGGCCCTGGTGACCGATCCCCCTCCTGCGATCCCCGGCGCAGCGATGGTGTTCCTGTGCAGCGACTACGTGACCCAGATCACGCAACGTCATCCAGAGTACCTGCTCGATGCGCTCGATGCGCACGGATCCATGCCTGCCCGTACCGACCGCGACCTGGGCGCGGATCTTGCGGGGCGCCTGGAGCAGGCGGGCGACGAGAGCGAACTGAAGGCCTGCCTGCGCGAGCTGCGCCACCGGGAACTGATCCGCATCGCCTGGCGGGATCTGCTCGGTCAGGCCGACCTGGACGAGGCGATGCACGACCTGAGCCGGCTGGCGGATGTGCTGGTACAGGGCGCGCTCGGTTGGCTGGACGCGCGCCATCGGGAAAAGTACGGGATTCCGCGCGATCGTGAAGGCGAGCCGCAGTCGCTGATCGTGCTCGGGATGGGCAAGCTCGGCGGCAGGGAACTCAATTTCTCGTCCGACATCGACCTGATCTTCGCCTACCACCGCCCCGGCAGCACCGATGGTGAACGCACGATCGACAACCAGGAATACTTCCAGCGCCTGGGTCGGGCATTGATCGCCGCGCTCGCCGACGTGACCCCCGAGGGTTTCTGTTACCGGGTGGACATGCGCCTGCGACCCTTCGGCAGCTCCGGGCCGCTGGTGATGCACTTCGACGCGATGGAGGACTACTACCAGGCGCACGGCCGCGAGTGGGAGCGCTACGCGCTGATCAAGGCGCGCGTGATGGCCGGGGATCCCGCCGACGGCGAACGCCTGATGCAGAAGCTGAGGCCGTTCATCTACCGCCGCTACCTCGACTACGGCGCCTTCGCCAACCTGCGCGAACTCAAGCGCAAGATCAACGAGGAATCGGTGCGCAAGGAGCGCATCGAGGACGTGAAGCACGGCGAGGGCGGTATCCGCGAGGTCGAGTTCATCGGCCAGGTCTTTCAACTGATCCGGGGTGGGCGCGACCGCGCCCTGCAGCGCCGCGATCTGCTCGGGGTGCTCGACCTGCTTGCTCGCCAGCAGCAGCTGCCGCGGCACGCGGTCGACCAGCTTGTGCATGCCTACCGTTTCCTGCGCCGGGTCGAGAACCGCCTGCAGATGCAGAACGACCAGCAGACCCATCGCCTGCCACCACAGGCCTTCGACCGCACCCGGCTGGCGCTGGCGATGGGCTATCCGGACGAGGCAAGCTTCGAGATGGCACTGGTGCGCGAGCAGCGCCGCGTGCATGCCCAGTTCGAGCAGGTCTTCTCGGCGCCCCAGCGGGACGACGAGGACAACCTGGACGACATGCCCGGTGCCGGCCGGCAGCGCAGCCTGAGCCGCATCTGGTCATTGCACACCAAGCAGCCCGAGGCCGAGCCGCTGCTGGCCCGGATGGGTTTCGCGGATCCGCCTGCCGCGTTCGAGGCGATCCGGGCGCTGCGCCAGAGCCCGGTCACCCGCAGCCTGAGCGAGACCGGCCGCCAGCGCCTGGATCGGCTGATGCCGCTGCTGCTGGGCGCGATCGTGGAACTGGACCGACCCGACCCCGTCCTCCCGCGCGCCCTGCAACTGGTGAAGACCATTGCCCGTCGGTCGGTCTACCTGTCGCTGCTGGTGGAAAACCCGCTCGCCCTGTCGCAGCTGGTAAAGCTGTGCGAGGCCAGTTCCTGGATCAGCGACCAGCTGACCCGCTACCCGGTACTGCTCGACGAACTGCTCGATCCCCGGGCGCTGTATGCCCCCCCCGACCGCGAAGGCCTGCGATGGGAACTCGACGAGGAACTTGCGCAGTTCCCGCTGGAGGACCAGGAGCAGGTGCTGGACCGGCTGCGCCAGTACAAACAGGTGCAGACGCTGCGTGTCGCCGCCGCCGACATCATGGGCTATCTGCCGCTGATGCGCGTGTCTGATCACCTGACCTGGCTGGCCGAGATCCTGCTGGCGAAGGTGCTGGAACTGAGCTGGAACCTGATGGTGCAGCGCCACGGCGAGCCCTGGTGCGGCACCGGCGACCGGCGCCGTCGTGCCCGCTTCGCGATCATCGGCTACGGCAAGTTGGGGGGGCTCGAACTCGGGTATGGCTCCGATCTCGACCTGGTGTTCCTGCACGACAGCGACGGCGATGCGGCCCAGACCGCCGGTCCACGCGTGATCGACAACACCGAGTTCTTCGGGCGCCTGGGCACGCGGATCGTGCACCTGCTGGGCGTGTTCACTCCGGCCGGCCGCCTGTACGAGGTGGACACGCGGCTACGGCCGAGCGGCCTTGCGGGCCTGCTGGTCAGCAGCCTCGACGCGTTCGCCCGTTACCAGGAGGGTTCGGCCTGGACCTGGGAACACCAGGCGCTGGTGCGCACTCGCTGTGTGGCCGGCGACCGCGAACTGGGCGAACGCTTTGCCGAAGTACGTCGGCGGATCCTGTCGCGCCCGCGCGATCGGGACGCGCTCCGTGCCGAGGTGGTGGAGATGCGTTCGAAGATGCTGGCCGAGCACGCCTCGCGCGACCCGGACGCGTTCGACCTCAAGCGTGATCGCGGCGGTATCACTGACATCGAGTTCATGGTTCAATACTGGGTTTTGGCCAATGCCCACGAGCATCCCGAGGTCTGCACCTGGCCCGACAAGGTGCGGACGCTGGAGGTTCTTGGGAAAGTGGGCGTGATCACCCCGGAATTGGGCACCGCCCTGGCGGACGCCTACCGCGACATGCGCAACCGGATCCACCGCCTGACCCTGGCCGGGGCCGGTACCCGGGTGGTCGACCCGCCGGCGGATCTGCGCGCGCTGCGCAGCCAGGTGATGGCTACCTGGGACGAACTGTTCGGCGACGTGACGGCCCGAGCGCCGGCGCCCGAAGACACTGACTGA
- a CDS encoding branched-chain amino acid transaminase, with protein MSMADRDGVIWLDGKMVPWRDARVHVLTHTLHYGMGVFEGVRAYDAAHGTAIFRLEDHTRRLFNSARILGMKIPYSPEELSAAQIASVRENGLETAYIRPMCFFGSEGMGLRADNLEVHVMVAAWTWGSYLGEENMSRGIRIHTSSYSRHHVNVTLCKAKANGNYMNSMLALQEAVACGYDEAMLLDTEGYVAEGSGENIFIVRDGVIYTPDLTSALDGITRRTIFTLADEEGLKIVEKRITRDEVYIADEAFFTGTAAEVTPIREVDNRPIGEGTRGPITQRLQSLYFDVVKGRQPKHEGWLTYV; from the coding sequence ATGTCGATGGCGGATCGCGACGGAGTGATCTGGTTGGACGGGAAGATGGTGCCCTGGCGCGATGCCCGGGTTCACGTGCTGACCCACACGCTGCACTATGGCATGGGTGTGTTCGAGGGCGTGCGCGCCTACGATGCCGCCCACGGCACCGCGATCTTCCGGCTGGAGGACCACACCCGGCGTCTGTTCAATTCCGCGCGCATCCTGGGCATGAAGATCCCCTACAGCCCCGAGGAACTCAGCGCCGCCCAGATCGCCTCCGTCCGTGAGAACGGGCTGGAGACCGCCTACATCCGCCCGATGTGTTTCTTCGGCTCCGAGGGCATGGGCCTGCGCGCCGACAACCTCGAGGTGCACGTGATGGTGGCCGCGTGGACCTGGGGCAGCTACCTGGGCGAGGAGAACATGAGCCGCGGCATCCGCATCCACACCTCGTCGTACAGCCGCCACCACGTGAACGTAACGCTGTGCAAGGCCAAGGCGAACGGCAACTACATGAATTCCATGCTCGCGCTGCAGGAGGCGGTTGCCTGTGGCTACGACGAAGCGATGCTGCTCGACACCGAAGGCTACGTGGCCGAGGGCAGCGGCGAGAACATCTTCATCGTGCGTGACGGCGTGATCTACACCCCGGATCTGACCTCCGCGCTGGACGGCATCACACGGCGGACCATCTTCACCCTCGCTGACGAGGAAGGCCTGAAGATCGTCGAGAAGCGCATCACCCGCGACGAGGTCTACATCGCCGACGAGGCCTTCTTCACCGGAACCGCCGCCGAGGTGACCCCGATCCGCGAGGTCGACAACCGGCCGATCGGCGAAGGCACCCGCGGCCCGATCACCCAGCGCCTGCAGTCGCTGTACTTCGACGTGGTCAAGGGGCGCCAACCGAAGCACGAAGGCTGGCTCACGTACGTCTGA
- a CDS encoding zinc-finger domain-containing protein, producing MPNPHTAEQQDRFAPANAESTVSVRRDQLPLHCPTPQSALWASHPRVFLPIDETADGRIRCPYCGTVYVLED from the coding sequence ATGCCCAACCCCCACACCGCCGAACAGCAGGACCGCTTCGCCCCGGCCAACGCGGAGAGCACCGTGTCGGTGCGCCGCGACCAGCTGCCGCTGCACTGCCCGACCCCGCAGAGCGCACTCTGGGCCTCCCACCCGCGCGTGTTTCTCCCGATCGACGAAACCGCCGACGGCCGCATCCGCTGCCCGTACTGCGGCACCGTATACGTCCTCGAGGACTGA
- a CDS encoding GGDEF domain-containing protein, protein MTKTNGVGKGSRGAMDARARGVPDTEKIELKGFQRTLAETLWLLLVLILVYLVIPGVEVEVLPIAAASAAFALMIIGFRYLNLFTPEARWKLVVETLAMTLLIAFVIWHAGAQQTGLVNLYLLPIVFAALTLGRSMTLAVVALIIAFYLYSSHALLGRAIFGFEMFGHVMLQLGPFVLVAYLASMLAADMNFSRRILRELSETDGMTAVANMRAFYIAFERELIRAQRERTGLTVMMIDADNLKQTNDRYGHEAGNRLIVGIVDSMHRVLRRSDLIARYGGDEFIVLLPNTGPQAAREAAERLRESIERMAIEVGGTPVRATVSIGYASYPDHAHDLQELIALADQAMYRSKKAGRNRVTRYGDGAYAEMGNAMA, encoded by the coding sequence GTGACGAAAACAAACGGTGTGGGGAAGGGATCCCGGGGTGCGATGGATGCACGCGCCCGCGGGGTGCCCGATACCGAGAAGATCGAACTGAAGGGCTTCCAGCGTACCCTCGCGGAAACGCTCTGGCTGCTGCTGGTCCTGATCCTGGTTTACCTGGTGATTCCAGGCGTAGAGGTCGAGGTGTTGCCGATCGCGGCGGCTAGCGCGGCCTTCGCGCTGATGATCATCGGTTTTCGTTACCTGAACCTCTTTACCCCGGAGGCACGCTGGAAGCTCGTCGTCGAGACTCTGGCCATGACGTTGCTGATCGCATTCGTCATCTGGCATGCCGGCGCACAGCAAACCGGGTTGGTGAACCTGTATCTGCTGCCGATCGTATTCGCCGCACTGACGCTGGGGAGATCCATGACCCTGGCGGTGGTGGCACTCATCATCGCATTCTACCTGTACAGCTCGCATGCGCTGCTGGGCCGTGCGATCTTCGGTTTCGAGATGTTCGGCCATGTGATGTTGCAGCTCGGGCCGTTCGTGCTGGTGGCTTACCTGGCGTCCATGCTCGCGGCCGATATGAACTTCTCGCGCCGGATCCTCCGGGAACTCTCGGAGACCGACGGCATGACCGCTGTTGCCAACATGCGCGCGTTCTACATAGCGTTCGAGCGTGAACTGATTCGTGCGCAACGGGAACGCACCGGACTGACCGTGATGATGATCGACGCGGACAACCTGAAGCAGACCAACGATCGCTACGGGCACGAGGCGGGCAATCGCCTGATCGTCGGCATCGTGGATAGCATGCATCGGGTGCTGCGCCGTTCCGACCTGATCGCTCGTTACGGCGGCGACGAGTTTATCGTGCTGCTCCCCAACACCGGGCCCCAGGCCGCGCGCGAGGCGGCCGAGCGGCTGCGCGAATCGATCGAGCGCATGGCCATCGAAGTGGGGGGCACGCCTGTGCGTGCCACGGTCAGCATCGGCTACGCGAGCTACCCCGACCACGCGCACGACCTGCAGGAACTCATCGCTCTGGCCGACCAGGCCATGTACCGTAGCAAGAAGGCGGGCCGGAATCGGGTGACCCGCTATGGGGACGGCGCGTACGCAGAGATGGGCAACGCGATGGCCTGA
- a CDS encoding nucleotidyltransferase family protein: MSFPVPGSRGSAPITPEQGAAVANLAVRYDWQLVVLFGSTARQRYGRDIDLAVKPVSVPDLFAQGRWLRELEAVFDPVPVGLLVLTADTAPLVRFEALRDGVCLYQDHDQRFWQEQDRAFFLYADADWLRGDERTVRGNG; this comes from the coding sequence ATGTCGTTTCCGGTGCCGGGATCCAGGGGCTCAGCGCCCATCACCCCGGAGCAAGGTGCAGCCGTCGCGAATCTCGCGGTCCGATACGATTGGCAGCTCGTCGTGCTGTTCGGTTCGACGGCAAGGCAGCGGTACGGGCGCGACATCGACTTGGCGGTGAAACCAGTATCGGTGCCGGATCTGTTCGCGCAGGGCCGCTGGCTTAGGGAACTGGAAGCGGTGTTTGATCCAGTTCCCGTGGGCCTGTTGGTCCTGACCGCCGACACCGCCCCGCTGGTACGGTTTGAGGCCCTCCGCGACGGTGTCTGTTTGTACCAGGACCATGATCAACGGTTCTGGCAGGAGCAGGACCGAGCCTTCTTTCTCTATGCCGATGCCGACTGGCTGCGAGGGGACGAGCGTACGGTGCGTGGCAATGGTTGA
- a CDS encoding type II toxin-antitoxin system VapC family toxin: MRIVLDTHALLWWFTNDARLSAKAHEVIGDLENTVVVSAASAWEIATKHRLGKLEIGSEVLRRFDELITADGFIHLAVNYRQAIHAGAYTVDHRDPFDRILAAQAELEQVPLVTADPAMREFPIRCIW, encoded by the coding sequence GTGCGAATCGTGCTCGATACTCATGCCCTGCTTTGGTGGTTCACGAACGACGCGCGGCTGTCCGCGAAGGCGCACGAGGTGATCGGGGACCTGGAGAATACCGTGGTCGTGAGTGCCGCCAGCGCATGGGAGATTGCCACCAAGCATCGCTTGGGCAAACTCGAAATCGGCAGCGAGGTTCTCCGGCGATTCGATGAACTGATCACGGCGGACGGCTTCATTCATCTGGCCGTCAACTACAGGCAAGCCATCCATGCCGGGGCTTATACGGTCGACCACCGCGACCCCTTCGACCGCATACTAGCCGCCCAGGCAGAACTGGAACAGGTCCCCCTGGTGACTGCCGATCCGGCAATGCGGGAATTTCCGATACGGTGCATCTGGTAG
- a CDS encoding type II toxin-antitoxin system Phd/YefM family antitoxin, translated as MSTTVNVHEAKTHLSRLLKRAHDGEEIILAKSGRPYARLVPLESAPPQRQPGRVEGRVEDAFFDPLPEDELAAWEK; from the coding sequence ATGAGCACCACGGTCAACGTACACGAAGCGAAAACACATCTGTCGCGCCTGTTGAAACGCGCTCATGACGGCGAGGAGATCATTCTGGCCAAGTCCGGCCGCCCTTATGCGCGCCTCGTTCCTTTGGAGTCCGCCCCGCCGCAGCGCCAGCCCGGGCGTGTCGAGGGCCGGGTCGAGGACGCCTTCTTCGATCCCTTGCCAGAAGATGAACTCGCCGCGTGGGAGAAGTAG
- a CDS encoding type II toxin-antitoxin system VapC family toxin — MILLLDTHLLLWAAGEPDRLPAMARDLLLNPDNEPWFSAVSVWETTIKSSLDRPDFRVDPAVLRRGLLDHGYTELPITGAHAVAVAGLPDLHKDPFDRLLVAQAQVEGILLVTHDPLVARYPGPIRRV, encoded by the coding sequence ATGATCCTGCTGCTTGATACGCATCTTCTTCTGTGGGCAGCGGGTGAACCGGACCGCTTGCCCGCCATGGCCCGCGATCTCCTTCTGAATCCGGACAACGAGCCATGGTTCAGCGCGGTCAGCGTGTGGGAGACCACCATCAAGAGCAGCCTCGATCGGCCGGATTTCCGAGTGGACCCTGCGGTTCTGCGCCGTGGCCTGCTGGATCACGGCTACACAGAACTACCGATAACGGGGGCGCACGCCGTCGCGGTGGCTGGACTACCCGACCTGCACAAGGACCCGTTCGATCGCTTGCTGGTCGCTCAGGCCCAGGTCGAGGGAATTCTCCTGGTGACCCACGATCCGCTGGTCGCCCGCTACCCGGGTCCGATTCGCCGCGTGTAA
- a CDS encoding type II toxin-antitoxin system Phd/YefM family antitoxin, translated as METVNVHEAKTHLSRLLERVAHGESIVIARAGRPMARLTPMEPPALAAGRRVGFLLGEIQVPDDFDRMGESEIATLFSGNNDPAA; from the coding sequence GTGGAGACCGTGAATGTTCACGAGGCGAAGACCCATTTGTCGCGCCTTCTGGAGCGGGTGGCACACGGTGAGAGCATTGTCATTGCCCGAGCAGGACGGCCGATGGCAAGGCTGACTCCCATGGAACCTCCCGCGTTGGCCGCAGGCCGCCGGGTCGGGTTCCTTCTGGGCGAGATTCAGGTACCGGATGATTTCGATCGCATGGGGGAATCGGAGATCGCGACGCTGTTCAGTGGTAACAATGATCCTGCTGCTTGA
- the mntA gene encoding type VII toxin-antitoxin system MntA family adenylyltransferase antitoxin, which translates to MELQLVRDVFESEPDLELAILIGSRQRGTATPASDWDFAIQWARYLGFAETLAATERLRHRLAKGLDVAPARIDLIDLAAARLAIRAVVAEEGRLLKGDGTRAWSHFLTRTWRELEDWAWESEHAA; encoded by the coding sequence ATGGAACTGCAACTCGTCCGGGACGTGTTCGAAAGCGAGCCTGACCTGGAACTGGCGATCCTGATCGGCAGCCGGCAGCGGGGGACCGCGACGCCTGCCAGCGACTGGGACTTCGCGATTCAGTGGGCCCGGTACCTCGGATTTGCCGAGACACTTGCCGCGACCGAACGCCTACGTCACCGGCTGGCGAAGGGCCTCGATGTCGCTCCAGCGCGCATCGATCTCATCGATCTTGCTGCGGCACGGCTGGCCATCCGGGCGGTGGTCGCGGAAGAGGGTCGTCTGCTCAAGGGCGACGGCACCCGGGCGTGGAGCCACTTTCTGACGCGGACCTGGCGCGAGCTGGAGGATTGGGCCTGGGAGTCGGAACATGCGGCTTGA
- the hepT gene encoding type VII toxin-antitoxin system HepT family RNase toxin translates to MRLELYQQETAHIAREQAAMLAEARERLRSGGALSRLEQNGVLHALQVLVENAIGKAKHLIKAAGEPVPVSAYDSFAVLARLLGLSPQELVRWNSVVGLRNRIVHDYMNLDMHRVLQLVENGGHDFVVQFLLAPIPPVAHPEEE, encoded by the coding sequence ATGCGGCTTGAGCTCTATCAGCAGGAAACTGCGCATATCGCCCGCGAGCAGGCTGCGATGCTGGCCGAAGCGCGGGAGCGCCTGCGGTCGGGTGGGGCGCTGAGTCGGCTGGAGCAGAATGGGGTGCTTCATGCACTGCAAGTGCTGGTCGAGAATGCCATAGGCAAGGCCAAGCACCTGATCAAGGCCGCAGGGGAACCCGTTCCAGTGTCGGCCTACGACAGCTTTGCGGTGCTGGCTCGCCTGTTGGGGCTGTCGCCGCAGGAACTGGTCCGCTGGAACAGCGTGGTCGGTCTTCGCAATCGAATCGTCCATGACTACATGAATCTCGACATGCACCGGGTGTTGCAGCTGGTCGAGAACGGCGGACACGACTTCGTCGTGCAGTTTCTCCTCGCACCCATCCCTCCCGTCGCGCATCCAGAAGAGGAATAG
- a CDS encoding helix-turn-helix domain-containing protein: protein MNAQVQIIERDGQPEYAVVPIETYRRLLALAEDMEDIRAYDRAMAEISRGEDEILPAEVAERFLNGATQPLRIWREYRGLTQQKLADATGVGKSYISQIEAGKKQPTVGVLQALSRALAVDMEDLV, encoded by the coding sequence ATGAATGCCCAGGTACAGATCATCGAGCGGGACGGGCAGCCGGAGTATGCGGTGGTGCCCATCGAAACCTATCGCCGATTGCTGGCGCTGGCCGAGGACATGGAGGATATCCGAGCCTACGATCGCGCCATGGCGGAGATCAGCCGGGGCGAGGACGAGATATTGCCCGCCGAGGTAGCCGAACGATTCCTGAACGGCGCAACCCAGCCGTTGCGGATCTGGCGGGAGTATCGCGGCCTGACCCAACAAAAGCTTGCCGACGCCACCGGAGTCGGCAAGTCCTACATCTCGCAAATCGAAGCGGGAAAGAAGCAGCCCACTGTCGGGGTGTTGCAAGCATTGTCACGCGCACTGGCGGTGGACATGGAAGACCTGGTTTGA
- a CDS encoding type II toxin-antitoxin system RelE family toxin, which produces MHQLRYRKAALKALMKLPADARQRIQEALRQLVADVDTARLDIKALQGRDGFRLRVGKWRVIYHRDDNAMIILVVDAGSRGDIYK; this is translated from the coding sequence ATGCATCAACTCCGATACAGGAAAGCGGCGCTCAAGGCCCTCATGAAACTGCCGGCGGATGCACGACAGCGTATTCAGGAGGCGCTGAGACAACTGGTCGCAGACGTGGACACGGCCAGGCTTGATATCAAGGCGCTTCAAGGCAGAGACGGATTCAGGCTCAGGGTCGGCAAATGGCGGGTGATCTACCACAGGGACGACAACGCGATGATCATCCTGGTCGTTGATGCGGGTTCGAGAGGAGACATTTACAAATGA
- a CDS encoding type II toxin-antitoxin system VapC family toxin: MTDTPLFLLDTNILSDLVRHPQGIVKRGIERVGEHAVCTSIIAAAELRFGAAKRGSVALTEQVEKVLGAMRVEPLDLPSDREYGRLRLQLEQTGQPIGPNDLLIAAHALALGATVVTDNQREFQRVPGLRVENWLQTNRPAEK; the protein is encoded by the coding sequence GTGACGGACACGCCGCTTTTCCTACTGGACACCAACATCCTCTCCGATCTGGTTCGCCACCCTCAGGGAATCGTCAAACGCGGGATCGAGAGGGTCGGTGAACACGCGGTCTGCACCTCCATCATCGCTGCTGCCGAACTACGGTTCGGTGCAGCGAAGCGGGGATCCGTAGCGCTGACGGAGCAGGTGGAGAAGGTCCTTGGTGCCATGCGCGTAGAGCCGCTCGACCTACCCTCAGACCGCGAGTACGGGCGGCTCCGTCTGCAACTCGAGCAGACCGGACAGCCCATCGGCCCGAATGACCTCTTGATCGCGGCGCACGCCTTGGCACTCGGCGCCACGGTCGTCACCGACAACCAGCGAGAATTCCAGCGCGTGCCCGGACTGCGGGTGGAGAACTGGCTCCAGACGAATCGGCCAGCTGAGAAGTAA
- a CDS encoding antitoxin — protein sequence METTRHVRLFRNGRNQAVRIPREFELDTDEAVIYREDDRLVIEPVRRKGLLATLATLHDLEEEFPNIDSGLGALDDVRL from the coding sequence ATGGAAACCACCCGTCATGTCCGACTCTTCCGCAACGGCCGTAACCAAGCGGTCCGGATTCCGCGGGAGTTCGAACTGGACACAGACGAAGCCGTCATCTATCGGGAAGACGACCGCCTCGTGATCGAGCCCGTCCGGCGCAAGGGACTCCTTGCCACACTGGCCACACTGCACGATCTCGAAGAAGAGTTCCCCAATATTGATTCCGGGCTCGGCGCGCTGGACGACGTACGCCTGTGA